The following proteins are co-located in the Paludibaculum fermentans genome:
- a CDS encoding TlpA disulfide reductase family protein: MKLQALLFLLPATLLAQAPKGIWDAAVTSEGQPVAFRLEFAGSVPLRGAILDGEKRIWSSSGTFAKGSLELKWDYFDSVLKASMENGVLKGSYVRRKRVGPVTLLFTAKPFQSPAPSTAKPAQFAGLWRLETEAKQGVRVMDGRFRQSGDQVTGTIQRIDGDFGTLSGQVDGNHLILTHFDGIRATRVEFEMQADGTLRGATTGGPKFRGVRAEKATQMGIPEPPDPTRYIAVKNPAEPFAFQFDDLDGKPVSLADAKFHGKAVIVTITGSWCPNCHDEAPFLLDLYRKYHAKGLEIVSLGFEYTGEIERDRGQLKAFARLLNIPWTVLLAGTTEDGEVQRKLPQLASFGAFPTTLFLGRDHRVEAVHAGFAGPANPEEHRKLKEETDSLVQKLLK; encoded by the coding sequence ATGAAACTCCAAGCCCTTCTCTTCCTGTTGCCGGCGACCCTGCTGGCGCAAGCGCCCAAAGGTATCTGGGACGCTGCGGTGACATCGGAGGGGCAGCCTGTGGCCTTCCGGTTGGAGTTTGCAGGCAGCGTTCCGCTGCGGGGCGCCATCCTGGACGGCGAGAAGAGGATCTGGTCGAGTTCCGGCACTTTTGCCAAGGGTTCGCTGGAGCTGAAGTGGGACTACTTCGACTCCGTCCTGAAGGCGTCAATGGAGAATGGGGTGTTGAAGGGCAGTTACGTCCGCCGCAAGCGAGTGGGCCCGGTGACGCTGCTGTTCACCGCAAAACCGTTCCAATCGCCGGCGCCAAGTACCGCAAAACCGGCTCAGTTTGCCGGCTTGTGGCGGCTGGAGACCGAGGCGAAGCAGGGTGTAAGGGTGATGGACGGCCGGTTCCGGCAGTCGGGCGACCAGGTGACAGGGACGATCCAGCGGATCGATGGCGACTTTGGGACGCTCAGCGGCCAGGTCGACGGGAACCACCTGATCTTGACGCATTTCGACGGGATCCGGGCGACGCGTGTTGAATTCGAGATGCAGGCCGATGGAACGCTGCGCGGGGCGACGACGGGCGGCCCGAAGTTCCGCGGCGTGCGGGCGGAGAAGGCCACTCAAATGGGGATCCCGGAGCCTCCGGATCCGACGCGCTACATCGCGGTCAAGAATCCGGCGGAACCGTTTGCTTTCCAGTTCGACGATCTGGACGGCAAGCCGGTGTCGCTGGCCGATGCGAAGTTCCACGGCAAAGCCGTGATCGTCACTATCACGGGAAGCTGGTGCCCGAACTGCCACGATGAGGCTCCGTTCTTGCTTGACCTTTATCGCAAGTATCATGCAAAGGGCTTGGAGATTGTCTCGTTAGGCTTTGAATATACAGGGGAAATCGAGCGTGACCGGGGGCAACTGAAGGCGTTTGCCCGGCTGTTGAACATCCCCTGGACGGTGCTGTTGGCCGGCACGACGGAGGACGGCGAAGTCCAGCGAAAGCTGCCGCAACTGGCGAGCTTCGGCGCATTCCCGACGACGCTGTTTCTGGGGCGCGACCACCGTGTGGAAGCCGTGCATGCGGGGTTTGCCGGGCCGGCGAATCCGGAAGAACACCGCAAGTTAAAAGAAGAAACGGATTCGTTGGTCCAAAAACTTCTCAAATAA
- a CDS encoding ATP-dependent RNA helicase yields the protein MIALPVDALIPSILESLRTTPNLVLEAPPGAGKTTRVPAALLGALKGQILVLEPRRLAARLAARRVASELGEQPGQTVGYQVRFEQVGGPSTRLRFLTEGVLTRQLLSDPDLKNVDAVILDEFHERHLEGDLALALLHRLQQTRRPDLRLVVMSATLHGEPISAFLGGCPVLRSDGRLFDLLVGYTPHSADSLETQVAEAVEALVKEQSQGDILVFLPGAAEIRRCQRALQRFADHRGVLVLPLYGDLSPQEQDRAVAPSDQRKVILSTNVAESSITIEGVRAVVDSGLARIPKDNPWTGLARIEIQRVAQASAVQRAGRAGRTGPGRVIRLYTKEDFLRRPAYDTAEITRRELAQLCLDLHAAGLRNPLDLQWLDSPPEAALVAAEDLLHRLGALDANGAITPFGRRIAALPLHPRLAALAIHGGVEGCAAAAGLAAGNRPQAAQIEDQLLRLTSPKRSQHDPLPQAYLRAFPDRVARRRKSNELLLSGGASAVLLNDKGVETAEFVVALDIEDRPDQGLPIVRQASPIQADWLLDLFPDRVTARETVTWNRTAERVEAVSALLYDSLVLEESRGQTSDSEQAAALLAAKAVEAGVHRFAEAESIQLLRNRAAFAGLPDVDLESALRRLSHGLSSFRELEQMTRDGGLERALVDGLGPNAQRTLERAAPESIKLPSGRRAKVQYAPGQTPWVASRLQDFFGMAESPRIGDGTPLVVHLLAPNRRPVQMTQDLAGFWERLYPQVRKELSRRYPRHSWPENPYNVYRD from the coding sequence CGGGTATCAGGTCAGGTTCGAGCAAGTGGGCGGGCCTTCCACGCGGCTGCGGTTCCTCACCGAAGGCGTGCTGACCCGGCAGCTCCTCTCCGACCCGGACTTGAAGAATGTGGATGCGGTGATCCTGGATGAGTTCCATGAACGGCATCTGGAGGGTGACCTCGCACTAGCGCTGCTGCACCGGTTGCAGCAGACCCGGCGGCCGGATCTGCGGCTGGTGGTGATGTCCGCTACCCTGCACGGCGAGCCGATCTCCGCATTTCTCGGTGGGTGTCCGGTGCTGCGCAGCGACGGCCGGTTATTTGACCTTTTGGTCGGGTATACGCCGCATTCGGCGGATTCGCTGGAGACCCAGGTGGCGGAAGCCGTGGAAGCGCTGGTGAAGGAACAGAGCCAGGGCGACATTCTGGTGTTCCTGCCCGGAGCTGCCGAGATCCGCCGCTGCCAGCGGGCATTGCAGCGCTTTGCGGACCATCGCGGTGTGCTGGTTTTGCCGCTCTATGGCGATCTTTCTCCGCAGGAACAGGATCGCGCCGTCGCGCCCTCTGACCAGCGGAAGGTGATTCTGTCCACGAATGTGGCCGAGTCGTCGATTACGATCGAGGGTGTCCGGGCGGTGGTGGACTCGGGCCTGGCGCGGATCCCCAAAGACAATCCCTGGACCGGCCTGGCGCGCATTGAAATTCAACGGGTTGCGCAGGCGTCCGCCGTGCAGCGGGCCGGCCGTGCGGGGCGCACCGGGCCGGGGCGCGTCATCCGGCTTTACACCAAGGAAGACTTTCTGCGCCGTCCGGCCTACGACACGGCTGAGATCACGCGCCGGGAACTGGCCCAGTTGTGCCTGGACCTGCATGCCGCGGGGTTGCGCAATCCCTTGGATCTGCAGTGGTTGGACTCTCCGCCGGAGGCCGCGCTGGTTGCGGCCGAAGATCTCCTGCACCGGCTGGGGGCGTTGGACGCAAACGGCGCGATCACCCCTTTCGGACGCCGGATCGCCGCCCTGCCGCTGCATCCTCGCCTGGCGGCGTTGGCGATCCACGGCGGAGTCGAAGGCTGTGCCGCTGCCGCGGGATTGGCTGCCGGCAACCGTCCCCAGGCGGCGCAGATCGAAGACCAGCTTCTGCGGCTGACTTCGCCGAAACGAAGCCAGCACGATCCGCTACCCCAGGCGTACCTGCGTGCATTTCCAGACCGCGTGGCCCGCCGCCGCAAGTCCAACGAACTGCTGCTGAGCGGCGGGGCTTCGGCGGTCCTGTTGAACGACAAAGGCGTCGAAACGGCGGAGTTTGTGGTTGCCCTGGATATCGAGGACCGGCCGGACCAGGGGCTCCCGATCGTCCGGCAGGCGTCCCCGATTCAGGCGGACTGGCTGCTGGACCTGTTCCCTGACCGTGTTACGGCGCGCGAAACCGTCACCTGGAACCGCACGGCGGAGCGGGTGGAGGCCGTCAGCGCGCTGCTCTACGACAGCCTGGTACTGGAAGAATCGCGCGGGCAAACCTCTGATTCTGAACAGGCGGCCGCGCTGCTGGCGGCAAAGGCCGTCGAGGCAGGGGTGCACCGGTTTGCCGAGGCGGAGTCCATTCAGCTTTTGAGGAACCGCGCGGCGTTTGCCGGTCTCCCCGATGTCGATCTGGAATCGGCGCTACGCAGGTTGAGCCACGGGTTGAGCTCGTTCCGCGAACTGGAACAGATGACTCGGGACGGCGGCCTGGAGCGCGCCCTGGTGGACGGGCTCGGGCCGAATGCGCAGCGCACGCTGGAGCGGGCGGCTCCGGAATCCATCAAACTGCCGTCGGGCCGCCGCGCCAAAGTGCAATATGCGCCGGGCCAGACCCCGTGGGTCGCCTCCCGCTTACAGGACTTTTTCGGCATGGCTGAGTCGCCTAGAATCGGAGACGGAACGCCGCTGGTGGTGCACCTGTTGGCGCCCAACCGGCGGCCCGTTCAGATGACCCAGGATCTGGCGGGCTTCTGGGAACGCCTGTATCCCCAGGTACGGAAAGAGTTGTCCCGGCGTTATCCAAGGCACTCCTGGCCGGAAAATCCATATAATGTCTATAGAGATTAA